From the genome of Miscanthus floridulus cultivar M001 chromosome 10, ASM1932011v1, whole genome shotgun sequence, one region includes:
- the LOC136487591 gene encoding BTB/POZ domain-containing protein At1g01640-like, with protein sequence MDCCICSPMAAVYRLPRNAICAPCHEGAKAIIGFLNKAHEQQQEEGGHGSVLKSRGSVKPNSQTKGMRDAWEQVKEMRGGEEEAHQRAAFLAQGLAMAWKEGVHTDIVVKPGTGPPIPAHKAILAARSEVFRHMLAADERCKAPAGDTISLPELTHDELALFLAFLYTGALDEDGGGRRLPVLEERQLHALLVAADKYDVPFLRRACEARLAAAVDASNVLRTLEVAELSSSAALRERAMDTVVEHAEQVVFSPEYDDFAVRNAGLCVEITRALLAKMKTR encoded by the exons ATGGACTGCTGCATCTGCAGCCCCATGGCAGCCGTGTACAGGCTTCCGAGGAACGCCATCTGTGCTCCCTGCCACGAGGGCGCCAAGGCCATCATCGGATTTCTGAACAAGGCTCATGAGCAGCAGCAAGAAGAGGGCGGCCATGGCTCTGTGCTCAAGTCCAGAGGGTCTGTCAAGCCTAACAGCCAAACCAAG GGGATGAGAGACgcatgggagcaggtgaaggagaTGAGAGGCGGGGAGGAGGAGGCCCACCAGAGAGCTGCCTTCCTCGCGCAGGGCCTGGCGATGGCGTGGAAGGAGGGAGTCCACACCGACATCGTCGTCAAACCGGGCACTGGACCCCCAATCCCGGCCCACAAAGCCATCCTG GCCGCGAGGTCGGAGGTGTTCCGCCACATGCTGGCCGCCGACGAGCGCTGCAAGGCCCCCGCCGGCGACACCATCTCCCTCCCGGAGCTGACCCACGACGAGCTCGCCCTCTTCCTCGCCTTCCTCTACACCGGCGCGCTGGACGAggacggcggcggccgccgcctccCGGTCCTGGAGGAGCGGCAGCTGCACGCGCTCCTCGTGGCGGCCGACAAGTACGACGTGCCGTTCCTGCGGCGGGCCTGCGAGGCGCGGCTGGCGGCGGCCGTGGACGCCTCCAACGTGCTGCGCACGCTCGAGGTCGCGGAGCTGAGCTCCAGCGCGGCGCTCAGGGAGCGCGCCATGGACACGGTGGTGGAGCACGCCGAGCAGGTGGTGTTCTCGCCCGAGTACGACGACTTCGCCGTCAGGAACGCCGGGCTGTGCGTCGAGATCACTCGGGCGCTGCTGGCCAAGATGAAGACTAGATAG
- the LOC136485936 gene encoding uncharacterized protein: protein MAILGSSYTTLLMSLAPPAPAKSSPAAGSLQLRSRQPAAASSVAALRWASCKDKESPSRAAVFACHAQKYTYNIERDVLLHIPTLSGDNWSVMEDRDHFILKFRVGESTSNDKLEVTTTEDLARLVIKYRGGGGGGDHKDASADDDNPASSLNVQLTMPPGYDGRNAKGMMSSNGWLIIAIPKPKHEARKIDISPPPSSSHQQ, encoded by the exons ATGGCGATCTTGGGCTCCTCCTACACCACCCTCCTGATGAGCCTGGCGCCGCCAGCTCCGGCAAAATCCTCTCCCGCAGCGGGATCACTGCAGCTCCGCAGCAGACAGCCGGCGGCGGCTTCGTCAGTAGCGGCTCTGCGTTGGGCCTCATGCAAAGACAAGGAGTCGCCGTCCCGGGCTGCTGTCTTCGCGTGCCATGCGCAGAAGTACACGTACAACATCGAACGCGACG TCCTGCTGCACATTCCCACATTATCGGGCGACAACTGGAGCGTCATGGAAGACAGGGACCACTTCATCCTCAAGTTCAGGGTGGGAGAGTCGACGAGCAATGACAAATTGGAGGTTACAACGACGGAGGACCTGGCGCGCCTGGTCATCAAGTAtaggggcggcggtggcggcggcgaccacAAGGACGCCTCCGCCGACGACGACAACCCAGCGAGCTCGCTGAACGTCCAGCTCACGATGCCTCCCGGCTACGACGGCAGGAATGCCAAGGGGATGATGTCGTCCAACGGCTGGCTCATTATCGCTATCCCCAAGCCTAAGCACGAGGCCAGGAAGATAGACATCtcgccgccaccgtcgtcgtccCACCAGCAGTGA
- the LOC136485427 gene encoding uncharacterized protein has product MAMLSSYTTTLLSRAPPAPAPAQGKSAVAAALQLRKEPAASSSPVVAARRPGWLLSSRAIAMRKISTAAYKYDMQPSALVHPRTPESGGDWTITEDTNFITLRLKVGAKTTKDELEVAVTDDQVLLVIRYKQKQQGDGGGKEKDDSPKSSLPVQLLMPPGCDHKKVNARLFEGWLEIIVAKPKPSEEISITQ; this is encoded by the exons ATGGCGATGTTGAGCTCCTACACCACCACTCTCCTGAGCCGTGCGCCGCCAGCGCCGGCACCGGCGCAGGGAAAATCGGCTGTCGCCGCCGCCCTGCAGCTCCGCAAAGAACCGGCTGCATCATCGTCGCCGGTGGTGGCTGCTCGTCGTCCCGGCTGGCTCCTGTCTTCGCGTGCCATTGCCATGCGCAAAATAAGTACTGCCGCGTACAAGTACGATATGCAACCCAGTG CCCTGGTGCACCCTCGAACACCAGAATCAGGTGGCGACTGGACTATCACGGAAGACACGAATTTCATCACCCTCAGGCTCAAGGTGGGAGCAAAGACGACCAAGGATGAACTGGAGGTTGCAGTAACGGACGACCAGGTGCTCCTGGTCATCAGGTACAAGCAGAAGCAGCAGGGTGACGGCGGCGGCAAAGAAAAAGACGACAGCCCGAAGAGTTCGCTGCCCGTCCAACTGCTGATGCCTCCCGGCTGCGATCATAAGAAGGTGAATGCGAGGTTGTTTGAAGGGTGGCTGGAGATTATTGTCGCCAAGCCTAAGCCCAGTGAGGAGATATCAATCACTCAGTAA
- the LOC136486175 gene encoding disease resistance protein RGA4-like isoform X5 encodes MEATALSIGKSVLSGALGYVNSAVAEEVALQLGVTRDQAFIRDELEMMLSFLMAAHEEQDKHKMVETWVKQVRVVAYDVEDSLMDFAVRVEKQSWWMPWSIPCILRDRRHVAQQMKDLRDKVEDVSQRSMRYRLIVEGSSSKTATAGDTAATVAAMFGIDEARYAAKTKHQSRLDLSQLINREGGDLGVIAVWGTSGTVGHTSIIWEAYENSATSENFQCRAWVRVEHPFSPKEFIRSLLEEAVGVDFLMETEKTGQALVEEFLGYVNDKRCLIVLNGLSTIEDWNRVKKCFPINKKGNRIVVSTIDVEVASLCVGQNYEVSELKQLSADQTIDAFYKKTICSNINPA; translated from the coding sequence ATGGAGGCCACCGCGCTGAGCATCGGCAAGTCCGTGCTAAGTGGAGCGCTTGGCTATGTCAATTCCGCTGTGGCGGAGGAGGTGGCCCTGCAGCTGGGCGTTACACGCGACCAGGCTTTCATCAGGGACGAGCTCGAGATGATGCTGTCTTTCTTGATGGCGGCGCACGAAGAGCAAGACAAGCACAAGATGGTCGAGACCTGGGTGAAGCAGGTCCGCGTCGTCGCCTACGACGTCGAGGACTCCCTCATGGACTTCGCCGTCCGTGTGGAGAAGCAATCTTGGTGGATGCCGTGGAGCATCCCATGCATACTGCGTGACAGGCGCCATGTAGCTCAGCAGATGAAAGATCTGAGGGACAAGGTTGAGGACGTGAGCCAGAGGAGCATGCGCTACCGCCTCATCGTTGAGGGCTCTAGCTCCAAGACTGCAACTGCTGGTGATACCGCTGCCACTGTAGCAGCCATGTTTGGCATCGATGAAGCAAGGTATGCTGCGAAGACGAAGCACCAGTCAAGACTGGATCTTAGCCAGCTGATTAACAGAGAAGGTGGGGATCTTGGAGTGATTGCAGTGTGGGGAACTAGCGGCACTGTTGGGCATACGTCCATCATCTGGGAGGCCTATGAGAATTCAGCTACCTCGGAGAATTTCCAATGCCGGGCATGGGTCAGGGTGGAGCATCCTTTCAGCCCAAAAGAATTCATTCGGAGTTTGTTGGAGGAAGCTGTAGGGGTTGACTTTCTGATGGAAACAGAGAAGACAGGGCAAGCGCTGGTAGAGGAGTTCCTTGGCTATGTCAATGACAAGAGATGTCTTATTGTGCTCAACGGCCTATCCACCATTGAAGATTGGAATCGGGTCAAGAAATGCTTCCCAATCAACAAGAAAGGGAACAGAATCGTAGTGTCCACAATAGATGTTGAGGTTGCAAGCTTATGCGTGGGCCAAAACTATGAGGTGTCAGAGCTGAAACAATTATCTGCTGATCAGACCATCGATGCTTTCTACAAGAAG